A stretch of the Lactuca sativa cultivar Salinas chromosome 9, Lsat_Salinas_v11, whole genome shotgun sequence genome encodes the following:
- the LOC111879423 gene encoding membrane steroid-binding protein 2, whose amino-acid sequence MAMYTMVTDAITQYTGLSPAAFFTISAMMVVVYKVVSGMFVAADDYMAVKREQEYVQREPVQVGNITEDELRPYNGSDPSKPLLMAIKGKIYDVSRSRMFYGPGGPYALFAGRDASRALALMSFEASDLTGNIEGLSASELEVLEDWEAKFEEKYVKVGQLVSEETTSTGVTQDQTKVE is encoded by the exons ATGGCGATGTATACAATGGTAACGGATGCCATCACCCAGTACACTGGACTATCACCGGCGGCGTTTTTCACCATATCggcgatgatggtggtggtgtatAAAGTTGTCTCCGGCATGTTTGTAGCGGCGGATGACTACATGGCTGTTAAACGTGAACAGGAATACGTACAGCGTGAACCAGTCCAAGTAGGAAACATCACGGAGGACGAATTGAGACCTTACAACGGTTCTGATCCTAGTAAACCCTTATTGATGGCCATTAAAGGAAAGATCTACGATGTTTCTCGCTCCAG GATGTTCTATGGTCCTGGAGGACCATACGCGTTGTTTGCTGGTAGGGATGCTAGCCGAGCTTTAGCTCTCATGTCATTTGAGGCATCTGATCTTACTGGGAACATTGAGGGTCTGAGTGCATCTGAGCTTGAAGTTCTGGAAGATTGGGAAGCTAAGTTTGAGGAGAAGTATGTGAAGGTTGGGCAGCTAGTCTCAGAAGAAACAACATCAACCGGTGTTACCCAGGATCAGACTAAAGTAGAGTAG
- the LOC111879446 gene encoding UPF0161 protein At3g09310, protein MALVWSPNVLPSSTPTVNPNYTVRHKFPIHHIARRSPPWFSIRSPSRSRSCCLHVPIVNELGKESDESSKQGDNSEDLGVKVALSMLRFYKREISPLMPKSCRYVPTCSEYSMIAYKKYGVAKGSILTAWRLCRCNPLGGSGFDPPRWFDEPSPPEQ, encoded by the exons ATGGCGCTCGTTTGGTCCCCTAACGTTCTTCCCTCTTCCACTCCCACCGTAAACCCTAATTACACTGTCCGTCACAAATTCCCCATCCACCATATAGCGCGACGTTCTCCACCCTGGTTCTCAATCCGTTCCCCTTCG AGATCTCGTAGCTGCTGCTTGCATGTTCCAATTGTTAATGAATTGGGAAAAGAATCCGACGAGAGCAGTAAGCAAG GGGACAACAGTGAAGACTTAGGAGTCAAAGTGGCATTGTCTATGCTAAGGTTTTACAAAA GGGAAATTTCACCATTAATGCCAAAGAGCTGTCGATATGTTCCAACTTGTAGTGAGTATTCCATGATTGCTTACAAGAAGTATGGTGTTGCTAAAGGCTCCATCTTGACAGCCTGGCGCCTCTGTCGCTGCAATCCCCTAG gtGGATCAGGATTTGATCCTCCAAGATGGTTTGATGAGCCAAGCCCACCAGAACAATGA